The genomic region AAATGTAGTCTGCTTAAAAGAACTTTGCATGTGTGTAAATCCTCATGACATATCAGTCATAGCCTGTGTCATTTTTAGCGCCATCGAATGGAACAATGTGGCTATGTTATGAAGGATGCTTCTAAGCAGAATGCACAACTGTTTCCATTCTATTGTATAGCTGTAGTTCTACTGATTCATCTACTAACTTGTGAAGCCTTTCTGAAGAAGGAATAAAATTAGCACAGACATCTTTGCACGGTGGGGGTTGAAAAATAATTATCCCCCTGGTGGGAGGGGCTTTGCAAAACAAAGAGGAGGTTGGAGGGCTTGCCTGCTGCTCTAACATTAAGCCAAAGAGATTGGGCaaagcatttcctttctttggcaGTTGTAAAATTCCCATTTTAAGGCTTTCTGTCCTTCTCATCATGTGCCTGTGGTAACTGAGATTAAATAATGTAGGATGAGGACCTGGAGGAAAGAAGGTAAGAGAATCATGAAATTGCATGTGAGCTTTTTGTATTCAGTCCTTACAGTTGAAGATTAGGAGAAGATTGGAGGAGTACACTAAGCGGTTAATGTAGTGTAAACAGTATTCGCAAAATTATCAAATGCAGTTTTATCTTTTTTAAGATGCAAAAAGATAATTTTAACAGACCTTTCCATGTTCTATCAGGTGAGGAAGAATTTTCTTATGGATACTCTTTAAAAGGAATAAAGACATGCAATTGTGAGACGGAGGACTTTGGTGAAAAATTTGATGAAAATGATGTGATTGGATGTTTTGCTGTAAGTTTTCATTATTTTCCTGCTTGTTAAATTAAATTTCATCATTGTTTACTGATTACTATATTTTTGAGCTATTAAGCAACATCACTATAATGTTTTGTTCAGGGAATGGATTTGTTCATTTTCGTAATTTGCTTTCTtataaaattgatttttaaaatataggacTACAGTAATATTTTGAGAACAGTCTCAAGTTTAGTACTGGAACAAGCTTCACTTTTGCTATAgaaattttaataatttttgaTTTTACAGAATTTTGATGGAGATGAAGTGGAACTCTCTTACTCAAAGAATGGGCAAGACCTTGGAGTTGCTTTCAAAATCAGCAAAGAAATTCTTTCTGAGAGGCCCATTTTCCCACATGTTCTCTGCCATAACTGTGCAGTTGAGTTCAACTTTGGACAGAAGGATGAACCTTACTTCCCTATACCAGAGGAGTATACCTTCATCCAGAATGTACCCCTTGAGGATCGAGTTAGGGGACCCAAGGGGCCAGACACCAAGAAGGAATGTGAAGTAAGTAGGGGTCCAACTCAAATTTGTATGCAAACACCAAATTGTCATAAATGTTGCAGAGCAGTTTAGTGTTGCAGAGCAGTTCATAATGGAGTCACCGAGTAGCATAAATGTAGAGTAGTATAAATAAGTTTGCCTGCATTGATCCTTGATGCAGTATGCACCGCTTTTTAATGCCTTCATACTCCTAATAGGTGATAATGATGATTGGCTTGCCTGGTGCTGGGAAGACTACTTGGGTTACCAAACATGCAGCAGATAACCCTGGGAAGTACAACATTCTTGGAACAAATACTATTATGGACAAAATGATGGTAAGTAGTGATTTTTACTGAACAGGTTACATGAGGAAATTTGGGTAGACATATTGACCAAATACTTTGAATATATTTAAAGTTTTTGTGTTACAACAGTATGTTGACTGCAACAAACTGTTGCAAGGTAAACTGAATTGGAACCACCCCAGCCTAAACTTGACTCTAAATCTGCAGTACTGAATCTCAGCAAAAATAGCACAAACTTgactttagatatttatatcttaGCTGTTCAAATGGAACTGTGTACTCCATTTGATATTTGCATAGCGTACTGAATAGTAGTTTGAACATGAAATCATGCAGCGAGTTTGTATAGAATAACTCAAAAATaaaacttggaaaacccacaatgtccTGGTAAaaccttggattttttttcaaattaatttcTTGTAGATAGAAAAAAAACAATAAGAAAGGGAAAGTCAGTGCAGGAGAACAGTGGCAATCAGCATTGGGTAATTCTGTTTTTATAGGTTGCTGGTTTTAAGCGACAGATGGCGGATACTGGAAAGCTTAATACACTGTTGCAGAGAGCACCACAGTGTCTTGGCAAGTTCATTGAGATTGCTGCTCGTAAGAAACGGAATTTCATTCTGGATCAGGTATGAGGGCCAAAACTAATTTTTGTCTTAAGTTATGCATTTAAGCTACAGTTGTAAGGGGATGTAGGTTCTAAACTTCAGTGGGAGATAACATGAATTTGAGGCATAAAACTGTAGTTATAGTTGTTGCTCTGATGTTTGTAACATATTTGAAAACTGGGAGAATGGTTACCCTAGAATCTAGAGCCTAAGTTGTGTGTAACTTCCTTGTAAAATGTCATTGCATTATACATGTGGAGGTGAAATCTAAACACACTGATTTAACTTAGTTCTAATAATGACAGCTACGTGTAGTAAGTTACTGCATTTTTTTCAGACAAATGTGTCTGCAGCTGCGCAGAGGAGAAAAATGTGCCTGTTTGCAGGCTTCCAGCGCAAAGCAGTTGTTGTTTGTCCAAAAGATGAAGACTAcaagcaaagaacacaaaagaagGCAGAGGTGGAGGGAAAAGATCTTCCAGAGCATGCAGTGCTCAAAATGAAAGGCATGGAACATAATCTATACTGTGTTCTAGGATGTTGAATATCTGTTTAAAGGAATAATGTAAAATCTAAGGATTCaaaatttcttgccttgaaacagtTAATGCCTCTTTAAACAAACTGGAAGACTTCTGTAACTTTGTAAGACAACACTATATTGTGTTCCCTCTGCTGCAGCCCTTAACACTACTCAGTCGTGATATGCTTCATGCAGATGCACAAAGCTGTCTTGGCATTAAGTGCCCTAGCAAACTAAGCTAAACATACTTAGTATACATGTGTTCCCAGAACAACGTCATAGGGAGACTATATCATCAAAATCCTGGACTCGTAGCATCTTGAGCGACCACTACTTTTCTTAACATTCTTTATATAGGAGGGGGAGTTGGACTTATTTTGCTGATTTCTGAATTAGGTACTAAATATTCAGGACTCTCTGTTATAGGAAATTTTACCTTGCCAGAGGTGTCGGAATGTTTCGACGAAATAATCTACGTAGAATTGCAAAAAGAAGAAGCCCAGAAGCTTCTGGAGCAGTACAAAGAAGAAAGCAAGAAGGCCCTTCCACCAGaaaagaaaccaaacactggTTCAAAGAAAAGTAACAAAAAGAGTGgtaaaaatcagtttaacagaGGTGGACAGAGAGGACGTGGTGGATTTAACATGCGTGGCAACTTCAGAGGAGGAGGTAGAACCTACTTAACTGAGTTTTACCTCTAATACATCCACAAAGTTTTAGTTACTAAGTTTCAGAAGGGATTCTCATGAGGCTGAAGTAGTTCCATTCCACTTCAGCATGATGTAGGCAGGCAAATGGAACAAATACGTACTAACGCAAGAATGTCAAGTATGGTTCCATAGTAGTACAGGAAAATTGTCAAATGTGATATTTGTTGGAAAAATGAAGCATTGTAAGCCTCTCTCAGGGTCAGCatgacgtagtggttaaaagcaatgggcttttttgtctccctgctcctccacatgaagcctgttgaatgACAtttggctagtcatagttctctttgaactcagtccccacctatctcacaaggcgcCTAttctgggcagaggaagggaaggattttgtaagccacttaagacagagtataaaaaccaactcctcttatAAACTTGTAAAAGTGAAAGCCCGTATAGGTATGAAGAGAAGCTTGAAATTTTGGGCCATAATTGTTGAAGATTTAAGGTGATTAAAATAGCATGTCAGTAGTTTACATGTGGTTTTTATAATAGTTGCTCATTTGTGGTACTAATTCTTAGAATTATCTGAGCTTGGGTCATAATCAGTTGTCATTTTTCAGATGATATTCACTTGCTCAGGATTCATATTCTAACCTATCAATTAGAATGTGCTGATTCTTGTATAGAGTAATGTAGGActggaaaatatttactgacttAACAATTATTGGTCTACTATTGTTAAAAAACATGTATTCCCACAGTCCCTGGAAATCGTGGTGGATACAACAGGAGAGGTGGTAATATGCCCCagcgtggaggtggaggaggtggcgGTGGCAGTGGTGGAGCAATAGGTTATCTGTACCCTCGTGGACCTGTCTTCCCAGctagaggaggtggtggaggaggtggttaCTCAAACAGAGGAAATTACAACAGAGGTGGAATGCCCAACCGAGGGAACTATAACCAGGTACTGTATCCAGAAAGGTAGCAGTCCAATCTCTTGGAAATATGCATTGCATTTCTGACAccagttttaaattttatatcaCCATCTTTATATGCAATACACAGTATTTCTTCCCAGAATAGGGACTCATGGTGTCCACTGCTAACTAGCTGAAGTTGCGGTGTACCTACAGGTGCTTGGATCATTCACTGGATTCTGCTAAACTTGGGGGCAAACTAAAGTAGCTTGGAGCGTGATGGAGGTGGGAAAGGCATTGGTTTAAACAAAGCGTAGTGTCTAAAAGTCTTGGTTTTTAAAATAGAGCTCCCATTTTTCCCCTGGAAGCACAACTATATGGGGATTGGCTGTGTTGCATAATCATGCAGTCTGCCACTAACGAACACATAAAACATTTCATGCAGGAATGGATTGTGCTCTGTTCCTGTTTCTTCTTGCCTGATTGCTGGTATTCAGGAACAGTGCCAGGTCATTTCAGCTATAAAAAAGGAGAGTCATTTAAATGTGCTTTAACATTTAATAAGGCTTGATAGTTAAGAATATTAGTAAAGTTTCTTGGTAGGAGGATTTCAGTTTAGCCAGCAAATCTGATCTGTCTGCTTTAGCATATCCATTTGTACGTCAGTAACCTGAAACTAGTTGGACTCCATATAAGTAGTGTCTTGGATATGTTGAGCGGACTGACTTGAACAGTGACTGGCAGTATTGTAGTTTGTAATGAATGCACTTATCAACATTGCATGTTACATAATTTTTGATTTGCTTTTTTGCAGAACttcagaggaaggggaaataatCGTGGCTACAAAAATCAGTCTCAGGGCTACAACCAGTGGCAGCAGGGTGTAAGTAACTTGGATAAAAGCTTTATTTCATTATATAGGAGTAATCTGCGGGATTTCAGTTACCCTTTTGGTCGGGCTCAGTATTTCTTCAAGCCTAATCAAAAGCTAGGTATAAGAACAATATTAAGACATTTAGTTGCACTTTACAAAAGTGCAGTCCATCCTGCTCCCTTTTGAAGAATTAGAAACTCTTAATTACTATCAGCTGCAAAATAGTATTTCTTTGTCAGCAATTGAGATTTTTTATCTTGTCTTTTACAGCAATTCTGGGGTCAGAAGCCATGGAGCCAGCATTATCACCAAGGATACTATTGAATTCCCAAATAAAATGAACTGATCCATATTTCTCAAAAACCTTCACAAGAAGTCGACTGTTTTCTTTAGTAGgctaactttttaaaacattccacaAGAGGAAGTGCCTGCAGGTTCCTTTTTTAGAAGCTTTgtgggtttgatttttttttgtacatttttaattGCAGTTTTAAAGTGATTCTTAAGAGAACCTCAGCATTGTGCACGATAAGAGAATGTGTCAGTATTTCAGGGTTCTACATTTTATCtgtaaaatgtgattttttttttaccataacaaaagtaaaatgttgctttgtatcTGGTGTCCTCTTATtaaaggtttttccccccttttctcaccCCTCCCCAATTTCTAAGAAACAGTCGTGAGTCATCAGGACAGAAAAGTGAACAACCAGGCTTATGGCCCTATGACTATTGATATGTAAATAATGTTCATTACACTCcatctttcactccatcttcccTATGCAGTTTCAAGGTATGGAAGAGAATCAGAAACCTCCTTTTGGCAATAAACAAGAGCATTTAGGTTTTTAAATCATTTGGCAGAGGTTTGGGTAGAGGAAAGCAAACCCAAGGCTAAATAGTGAAGGTGGAGTGTATATAAAACCTGGTTGCATTTGTCTGGAGACTCAACTTGTGAAGGTACGCCATCAATTATTTTCCCATTTGTTCTGCATTTTGATTCTGAAAGCTGGCTTTGCCCATTTCTTATTAAACAAACTTGTTGTAAATCCAGTTGTCTAATGGGATCTATATAAAGTTAGCTGTGTGTCTGTAACCTTTTCCCCACAAAATACTGTGTATTTAGTGTGCTTGTAGTAAACTCCACCGTTTTGTAAACAAATGaaattgtgattcacccattttaTATCTAATTTTTAATCATGTTCTCTAATGGGTGTGTCTCCTTTAGCCTGCTGATTACTACTTCTTTAAAGATAGTGGGTGGAGAAATTAACTTTAGACGTTTgtttgcaataaaataaaatcattttactCTTGTTTTGGGATTCTCACCATATTGGTCTAAAATCCCTTTAATGTCAGAATGCACAACTTGAATGAGATATATACACACAGCATGCATGCCTTCAACAAAGGAATTGCTTGACAGTGTTGTTTCTGTGTTGAAGCAACTTTGAACTATATACTCCCACTGTCTAAAAGTCTTTAATGTTGGAAGGAAATTTCTGAATTTCAGGGAAATTACACTTAAAAGTCTTCAGAGTATCTTGTTCTCTTAATGGTCTCAAAGTTGTTGAATGTTTTTCTCATATTGTCCCAGGGGGTATCAAATTGATAATGGTTTGTATTAACACTGCAGCTTCAGTGATGTGCATTTATGTCTGTTATTTACAGTGGCACATTCATGGGTATTATATGCTGTTGAAGATGAGCTGTCTAGTTTAAGGTACCTCGGGCTGAGAGGGAAAGAAATCTTGGGGTTGTGGAACAAAGCTTGGTAAAACAGTTGGCACAGAGTGCGATAACAGACAGATTCCATGTGGAGATTgttaggaaaggaaaataaaatttctAATTTGTGCGGCCTCAATTGGTATACTGTGCAGTTCTGGTTGGGGTTTTATGGGGCAGCATGGCATATtgcaaagggggaaaatgcagaaaagaaCCACCACCCCAGTAAAGACTTAGCAGAAAGGAATCAAACTTTTTCATTTAGTCATCTTTTGCATGGTGACACAATAGTTTTTATATAATTCTGCATGGAACAGAGAACTTGGGGGCACCCAGTGAAGTTTGTGAGGAAAATGATCAAAATCATCCTTTGCCTCTTGTAGCATGGAAGCAGAACAGAATTGAGGTGTAGCTTTCTCAATTCTGCTACAATGGACAGAAGAGCCTCCTCCCCCCCATAATAGAAGTTGGAAGGCCTCGGACTGTGCTCTAGTTGAACCTCTTAGTTGGCTGTTAAGAAGCAAGATAGTAAGCTTCACTGGGTGCTCCACAGACCCCTTGTGGGATGGGGCAGAAGAGTTACATTCTCATTCACATATCTCCAGTGTTTGGCTTATGTTAGATTAATAATTGTAACTGTTCTGTGACTCTTGAATGGCCATGACTGGCAATTTAATGGTTCTAATTCTGGCTTTACTCCTCTGTGGGGGCCCATAGCATCTTATGTAGATCTTgcctattttatcctcatgatcCTGTATGTTAGGCAGATTAtgtgacttgcctaaggtcaGCAAGAGTTGGCGATCAGTCTGAATGTTCCAGGTCTTAGTCTACAACTATCACTTGTGCTGAACTGGCTGTCCTTCCTAGGAACTGAGCAATGCATCAGTTCCCAAGGAACAGTTAATGGTGGAATTACACAAAATCTGTGGTAGTGCTTTTCTGATAAATCAGGTTGGCTTAGAGCAGGCCAGCCTGTTCTGTGTAATGGAGTTGGTCAAGACTGGGAACTGGTCAACAAGTTCAAGTGTGCAGTGTGTGGAGAGGTTCACAGAACTGTTCTGTGCTCAACAGAAAGAAGCTGCACCATACATGATCTTTTGCTCCACCTTGTTTTGAACCAAATGGTGCTTTGCCAGATTTAAATGCACAGGTGGGCTGGCAGCTGAAGTCTGTGTCTGCATGTCTTTACCACTAGCCTGAGTTTTCTCACAAGCATTAGTGATTCACATTCAGTAAATAGCtaaggaaaaaagaaaccacTGTTCAGTGAGTCTcctgattcaaataattttattagTTTGTACTTAATTGCATGTAAATGATTTGCATGCACATAGTATTTAAAAGGCCCACAATGTACATTCACAACCCAAACATAAAAAatcccacacacattataaattACTATATCAGATAACAATAGATTCATATTGATTCTAAAGTGAAGTATAGATTTTAGAAGAATTTAATTTGTTTACAACCATTTCCCCTATTAGAACTGATGAATGCCTTTATACAGCAACAAAGGCAAACACTACCCAAAAATGTGAGCTTTTTGTGGGTGGCAAAGGCTAAATATCAGGAAAGGCTACACATTTCATATGCTTTAATGGTATCTTTGAATTGTGGCCACAGAATGGTCAAGATATTCACTACCTCAAATAATAGCGCTGGGATAAATTTACCAATGTTACGATAACAACAAAAAAACCTAGGTATTTTACCATGTCACCAGTACTGCAGTTGGGCAGTGTCTTCTAGTTATAGTTTATAATGCTATCAATGAGGCAATGcataaaacatttgaaatgagGCTGAAGCTCATGGAATAAAACTGGCAAACGTTACTGGACCACACAACAATGGCTATTTTAGTCAAGTGTCTTGAATGTCCCAACGTGTGTATATGCAGTGATGTATACAATTCGGTAAATATTTTACACATTATTAGTCAAGGATATCTATAGTTCAGTGCAAAATACTGTTTCTCATGTATGTTGTATCTTTGAAAAATGTTGACAATACAAGCACTATTTTCATTAACCCTACTGCAGCGAAGGCGATTTGGGAGAAGACTGcttaccagggtttttttttggggggggggggagataaaataTGCACAACAACATGATCCAACCAATTTTTCAATTGTTTAATggagaaactttaaaaaatctgtatcaGTAACATCAACTTGCCTTTAGAAAGTGTTTAGGCTTGATAAGATGTGGCCCACAAGTTCTATATTTCTGTGTCTATACTAGTTGCTGAATAACCTTCCATACGGATTCAATATCAGTTCAAATTATTTGAAAGACATTTAAGCATCTTCAGTATACTTAATTTGCTTTTAGAGAAAAAGTAAGATCAAAATAGGTATACTTAAATGCACTTTTGGGTTGGTTTGTAAGGGTAAAATACAAATCTAATTTTATTATAGCCCTGAGTCCAGAAAATTACTTATAAGATGGATCCATGTTTCTAGAAGGAATTGGCAGAGTAAAATCTCTTCAGACCTTCCCATCTTCAAGCTTATGCTAGTAAAGGAAGGCAGTTTAACTGATTCCCTCTTGTTGCTACAATGTACTATTCTGTGATACTTTTAATGAAAAACAGGCTGCTTGGGAAAGGCTTGAAAAGATCCACTCCAACATGTCCTTTCACAGTCTTCTCCATACATCACCTTGTGTCAAGTTCCATGATTTTGTAGATCAGTCTTCATGTAGTGCTGTTATTCCCAACAAGTTATCCATTGCGTACAGTGACTTCCTATCAATTACTTCTTgcagtgtttgttttttgcttctctgGATCAAACTGTGTGCCTTCAAACAAAATCTTGTTTTTCATCGCTTCTTGAATCATTCGTTGTTGGATTCTTAGTTTTGCATTATTATATCGACAGTAGaaccttaaaaggaaaaaaaggagtgTAATCCTTTTTATGTTTCACAAATACTTAGTGGAATAGTTTTTGGTAGAACAAACTAGTAGCCTAAAAACAGTCCAATCCATCGAGCTtcaaatattgtcgaaggctttcacggccggaatcacttgggtgctgtgtggtttccgggctgtatttgctagaacacggccatacagcctggaaaccacacagcacccgagcTTCAAATAATTTTTCACTAGGCAGTAGGAGTGCTCTGAGAACAGAATGCATACCATACATCTATGTTTTTAACTTGGGTTAATACTAATAACAATCAAAGGATAAGCCTCCTTTGCTACAGCTTCTGGCTGACACAACAAATATGTGTGGCTAGAATGAGATGGGGATTCTCCCAAATGTCCATAAGGATGTTTTAAGCACAAAAAGGATTATCTAGGCCAACGCACCACTCCCTCATGGTTTCCCAATATTTAAAAAAGTTATCAAAAAAGACGCATACTAAATGTAAAAAATGCCTTTTGGAGTTAGGAAATAGTGAAAATATGCAAAGAGAACTTTGCTAACAGCATTAACGAGTACAGTTCAAATCTATATACCATTGACTATACGACATCATGTGAATTTAAAGGGCTTTGTCAGGCAGCTAGATAGAACTGTAAGAGCTGCACACTTCCTGTTCCTGGGCTGGAATGCTGTGGGAGAATATTGTTAAGTTCAATACAATCCTTTTACTTATGGCTATGCTTATGccggggagaggaggaagggtggATACACTTTGTCCTAATAGAGGTTTTTGTAGCACTGGAAAACCATACACACCAGCATCCTAATGTTGTAAAGATAAAGCCTCCTGCTCCAAAGTGACATGATCTTCTTACTctacctgaggggaaaaaatattcaCATAGGTTAAATGTAAGTTTTAAACCCCACAGTTAAGTAATGATaggaaaacaagacaaaacatAGAACCTAGGATCACCCTTTGCAATATTTTTAGAAATTCATTTGTCATAACATACCACTTTTGGTAATCTTGAAGGTATTTATATGGTCTAAGGAAACATATCAAAGACCAGAATGAATCTAGCTAAAAAAAAGTTAGCTAATTTAGGCCCTACATCAAAACTGATAAAAGGAAAATTTCTGAAGAAAAAATTAGGTTGCATATAATGTAGCTTCCAGTTACAAGACTTCTGAATTCAGCTGACTGAAATGAGCTCACTTCAACTTCTCTGAGTCAACAGTTGAGATATTATGTTTAAACATCTAAAC from Sphaerodactylus townsendi isolate TG3544 linkage group LG01, MPM_Stown_v2.3, whole genome shotgun sequence harbors:
- the LOC125426540 gene encoding cytochrome c oxidase assembly protein COX20, mitochondrial; translation: MAGEGEPGDPRKSFKLLGILDVGTIPCARESVLYGSLGALTLGLGHFLATSRVRRSCHFGAGGFIFTTLGCWFYCRYNNAKLRIQQRMIQEAMKNKILFEGTQFDPEKQKTNTARSN
- the HNRNPU gene encoding heterogeneous nuclear ribonucleoprotein U, which produces MSCSPVNVKKLKVSELKEELKKRRLSDKGLKADLMERLQDALDQEAGGGGLGSGEPGNGSMEAMGEAAQGGAQELMASGGGGSDQAAACDDDEEAEFGAGHDDEEEEEEGMELGDENGEGVAAGEEEEAAEELEDDENGDDQGFQEGEDDEEEAGASDANGHGSQQQPSQGAVVKEGPGKSAGGAASEASGSNPAPPAQQGAKQLSPAQQQQKPGGAARQGGEGKPEQKPGEKKRGVKRPREDHGRGYFEYIEENKYSRAKSPQPPVEEEDEHFDDTVVCLDTYNCDLHFKISRDRFSASSLTMESFAFLWAGGRASYGVSKGKVCFEMKVTEKVPVKHLYTKDIDIHEVRVGWSLNTSGMLLGEEEFSYGYSLKGIKTCNCETEDFGEKFDENDVIGCFANFDGDEVELSYSKNGQDLGVAFKISKEILSERPIFPHVLCHNCAVEFNFGQKDEPYFPIPEEYTFIQNVPLEDRVRGPKGPDTKKECEVIMMIGLPGAGKTTWVTKHAADNPGKYNILGTNTIMDKMMVAGFKRQMADTGKLNTLLQRAPQCLGKFIEIAARKKRNFILDQTNVSAAAQRRKMCLFAGFQRKAVVVCPKDEDYKQRTQKKAEVEGKDLPEHAVLKMKGNFTLPEVSECFDEIIYVELQKEEAQKLLEQYKEESKKALPPEKKPNTGSKKSNKKSGKNQFNRGGQRGRGGFNMRGNFRGGVPGNRGGYNRRGGNMPQRGGGGGGGGSGGAIGYLYPRGPVFPARGGGGGGGYSNRGNYNRGGMPNRGNYNQNFRGRGNNRGYKNQSQGYNQWQQGQFWGQKPWSQHYHQGYY